In Mesorhizobium sp. M9A.F.Ca.ET.002.03.1.2, the DNA window CGCCCATCCGCTTTTCCTCGTCTATAGCGCCTCGCGTCCTTTGGACGCGCAAAGGACACTGCAGCACTTTTGATCTTGCGCATTATCCCCAGCGGAAATCGATTCCGATTTCCGGGGTCATGCGCTTGTCGGCCGCATAGGCCTGGAACGTCAGTCTACGGTTCCCCGTCCCATATCACAATGCAACACGCGTCCCGCGACGATGGACCGCCAACCGATTGCCAAAGACGCGCAAAATCCGCAAGCTTCAAAAACCCATTTTCGGCCATAGCCATTGTCGCTGCGCAATGACGTCTTTATACCTGCGGCGAGCCCCGCAACTTTCAATACGTCAGGGCTTTCGACACTTCAGGTTTGCGGAGAACCCGACACATGGCTGACGACACCAGTATTTTCTTAGGAGCCAGCCGCAAGCCCGATGATAGCTACCAGCGCGCTGAAAACCTGCTGCTTCAGTACGGCAATCGTCATGGTCTGGTCACCGGCGCGACCGGCACCGGCAAAACCGTGAGCTTGCAGATTTTGGCGGAAGGCTTCTCCAATGCGGGCGTGCCGGTCTTTTGCGCCGACATCAAGGGCGATCTGTCAGGTATCGCGATGATGGGCACGGCACAGGATTTCCTGGTCAAGCGAGCCGAGCAGGTCAAGCTCGACCCCTACCAGTTCCAGGAATTCCCGGTCATCTTCTGGGATCTGTTCGGCGAGCAGGGCCATCCGATCCGCGCCACCGTCTCGGAAATGGGGCCGCTGCTTCTGTCGCGCCTGATGAACCTCTCCGAGGCGCAGGAAGGCATCATGAACATCGCCTTCCGCATCGCCGACGAGGAAGGCTTGTTGCTGCTGGACCTGAAGGACCTGCAGGCGCTTCTTGCCAACATAGCCGAACGCGCCGAAGAAATCGGCGCTCGCTACGGCAATGTGACGAAGCCTTCGGTCGGCGCGATCCAACGCACGCTGCTGGTTCTGGAGCAGCAGGGAGCGACGAATTTCTTCGGAGAGCCGGCGTTGCGGATCGCCGACATGATGCGCACCACCCGCGACGGACGCGGCGCGATCAGCGTGCTGGCCGCCGACAAGCTGATGATGAATCCCCGGCTCTATGCGACATTCCTCTTGTGGCTGATGTCGGAATTGTTCGAGGAATTGCCCGAAGTCGGCGACCCCGATAAGCCAAAGCTGGTCTTCTTCTTCGACGAGGCGCACCTTCTGTTCGACGATGCGCCGAAGGTGCTGATTGACCGGGTCGAGCAGGTGGTCCGGCTGATCCGTTCTAAGGGCGTCGGCGTCTACTTCGTCACCCAGAATCCGCTGGATATCCCTGAAACGGTCCTGGCCCAGCTCGGCAATCGGGTGCAGCATGCACTTCGCGCCTACACGCCGCGAGAGCAGAAGGCCGTGAGAACGGCTGCCGAGACGTTCAGGCCCAATCCCGACTTCGACTGTGCAACGGTGATCACGCAACTCGGCACCGGCGAAGCGCTGGTCTCGACGCTGGAAGCCAAAGGTGCTCCGTCCATGGTCCAGCGGACGCTGATTCGTCCGCCGTCTTCGCGCCTTGGTCCGATCTCACCCGACGAGCGCCGCAAGCTGATCGCCGAGAGCCCGGTTGCGGGACAGTACGACCAGACCATCGATCGTGAATCGGCATTCGAGATACTGCAGAAGAAGGCCAAGGCCGCTCAGGACGCGGAGGCGCAGCAGCAGGAGAGCGGCCGCTCCCGCTGGACCATTCCAGGCTTCGGCAATGACGATCCGGTTCCCCAGACTGCCGGCGGCAGGCGAGCACCGGCGCCGCGACCGTCCAATCGACAGACGGTGGCGGAGGCGGCGATCAAATCGGTGGTTCGCTCGGTCGGCTCGTCCGTGGGACGGGCGATCGTCCGCGGCATTCTCGGCAGCCTGGCCAGGGGACGATGAACGGGTCGCCGCCGCGCGCCTGGAGCGCCGCGACAAAGAGCTCACGATAACGATCGACGGCCGGGCAGGGCGGATCGCAGAACTGGCCGGTAGAGTCGATGTCCTCAACGATCAGTACGCCGCCGGGCGCCAGCGCCGCCCTCGCTCTCGATAGCATTTCCTCCGGCCTCGCGAGATGCGTAAGAACGAACCGGATATAGACCAACGCGGCGCCCGAGACGGACCACGGATCGAGCACGCTGGCCTTGTGCAACTCGACATTGGCGAGGCCGCGGTTCGCCATCTCGTCGCGAGCCGCCGCCAGCTTCTCTTCGTCGAGATCGAATCCGACGACGCGGCCGTTTGAACCGACCCGAGCCGCTAGCTCGAAGCTGACGTCACCACCGCCGCAACCGGCGTCCAGCGCCAACATTCCGTTCAGCGGTTCGAAGCGGTCGAGAAGTGCTGGGTTGCCGGCGCCAGCACGCGCGAAATGAGGGCGAGCCGCGACCGCCCTTCCTCGCCACCCTTGATGATGTACGTCCGGAGTTCCTCAGCCTTGGCCATGGGGCTTCCCAATTACCATTGACGCTGCCGTTCCGCCAGCATCGGTGCCAAGCCGCCCGCCTCCTTCCACAGCAGCGTGCCATAAGGCGCAGCCGGCGATCAACAACGATGCTCCCCATTGTTACAGGCGTAACCAAATTGCGTGTCGATGAAATCATTCCGTAGCGAGATTCCGAGACAACGACGTTCTCGACATGAGAGTAACGGAGCGCGAAGGAACTCTCCCCTTTTGTTCACGCACGGCCGAACAGCCCGAAGACATCCGCGCGGCACGCTCCCAACCCGCAAACTCGAAATGGGAGACCAAAATGGCTCACACGGAAACTCGCACCGTCCGCGACGCATCCAGACGCCGCTTGTTTGAGTCCAGGCTGAAAAGCGTAGCAATACTGATCGTTACCTTCAGGGGGTGGCGGCGGAACGTTGCAAGACGCAGGGCACTAGCAGATCTGACGCCCCATCAGCTGAAGGACATCGGTCATCCGGAGGCCCAGGACGTCGTTAAGGCAGCTCTGATCACGAACTTGATGTCGATGAGGTAAGATCAGCGCACCAACTGCGCAAAGTGTCAGTTGCCCGGCCAGTGATCGACCCAAACAACCGCGACACTAGGCTGTTTCCGTGCGGGCCACGGGCTGTCGCTGGTGGCGTTTGCCGCATAGTCGGACTCAAAAATGGGCACCAATTTTGGGAGTGCTCACACAAAAACCAGCCGGAGCAGTGAAAATCCGCTGCTCCAGCGCTTTCGACCAGCTCAGAAGATCGAGTCCGAGATCGTTCTTGCCGCGCCGAGCAGAATCGATCCTTCCGGCACGCCGTCATCGATCGGAATGGCCCTCCGGTTCGTTGCCGGCACTGGTTGGCCGACACCGGCGGTAACGATTACTGGTGTTTTGTTGGGCACACGGTCGTAGAGATCGATGATGTCCTGATTTATCAGGCGAACACAGCCGGATGATACCGATTTGCCTATCGAGTTCCACTCCGGCGAGCCGTGCAGTCGGTAAAGCGTGTCCTGGTTGCCCTGGAACAGATACAGCGCTCGCGCGCCGAGCGGATTGGTGAGCCCGCCGGGCTGGCCGCCATTGTCGGCGCTGTATTTTGCGAGCTCGGGCTGGCGGGCGATCATTTCGCCCGGCGGGGTCCATTTCGGCCATTTCTGCTTCCACTGGACGACGGCGTCTCCCGACCATTCGAAGCCGGCGCGACCCAGCCCAACACCATAACGGATGGCTTGTCCGCCGGGACGCACGAGATAGAGGTGGTGGCCGGCCGTATCGACGACGATGGTGCCAGGCTTCTCGCCGGTCGGATCGGGAACGATCTGGCGCAGGAATTGCGGGTCAATTTTCTCGAAGGGTATGCCCGGGAGGTCGAACCCGCCGTCGCTGACCGGGGCGTACATCGTTGCATAGTCCAGGAGCGGCGGCTCGACATTGGCTGGAAACGGCGGCTCGACCGGCCGCCGTGCCGTCGTGGTGCAGGCCGAAACCGCAATCGAGGCGGCGCCGAGCGCTGCGGCGTTGAGAAAGCCGCGGCGGCTCAGGCGACGGGATTCGATTTCGGTTGTGAACATGGTTGCCTTTTTTAAGTCTCAAGTCGAAACAAAACATGAATACGCTGACCGGTACGGCGCCAGCCCTATCAATGCCCGGCGCGATAGGCGGTTCCGATTCTGGCCTGAGGGTGGACAAACAAAGGCAAAGCTGTGACGGCACCATCGCTGTTGCGCCGGGGCAACAGGCCTAAAGCGCCGCGCGTCCATTTGGACGCGTAAGGACGCTTTAGCACTTTTACTTTGCGCATGATCCTTTCCAAGAATCGATTCCGATTTTTGGGGTCATGCGCTAAGCAGGTTCCGCAAAAGTGTCCCGCGGTTTTGCGACAAGAACCTGCGATAAGCAAAGACCTAAGCAGACGAAGCAAGCGAAGTCTGCTTAGCCTGCGGCCAGCAGGCCTTCGAGCGAGGGTAGGATCAGGGCCGGCGGAAAGTCCCGATATTCCTCGGGCTGGTTGGAGCGGTTGATCCAGACTGTCCGGAAGCCGAACTTGGTGGCGCCGGCGACGTCCCATCGGTTGGATGACTGAAAGGACACAGCATCCGGATAGAGGCGCCAGCCTGTGGTGACCATGTCGTAGACCGACGGGTCGGTCTTGAAGCGCTTGACGGCATCGACGGAATAGATGTCGTCCAGAACCTGGTCGAGCGCGGCGGACTTGACCGCCGCTTCCAGCATTTCAGGCGAGCCGTTGGAGAGGATCGCCAGTTTCGCGCCCGACGCCTTGAGCGCCTTGAGCACGGCCGGCACCTCCGGATAGCAGTCCAGCCGCCAATAGGCGTCGAGCAGCTTGGCTCTGAGCCCCTTGTCCGCGGAGGGAACCTTGCGCAGGGCGAAATCGAGCGCCTGTTCGGTGAGTTGCCAGAAATCGGCATAGGCGCCCATCAGCGTCCTCACCCAGGAGTATTCCAATTGCTTGGCGCGCCAGATCTCCGACAGGAGCTGGCCGTCCGGTCCGATCTGGTCGGCATGACGGCGTACGGCGGCATGCACGTCGAACAGCGTGCCGTAGGCGTCGAAAACGTAAGCCGCATGATGCATGGTGACAGTTTTGCGGCGCGGCAGGGCAAGGCGCAAGCACAGATTGCAATGCACATGCCGCTGGCCTCAACAAATCTCGGCCATGCCGGTTGACGGCAGACGCCAAAGCATCTTCCAATGGCGACACGGGACAGTTCTAAAAACGCGGAACCAAGCGATGACACTGGCGACTGCGGCGCAATCCGCGACATGGACCTTCGTGGATGGCGACTGGTATGAAGGCAACGTCGCCATTCTGGGGCCGCGCAGCCACGCCATGTGGCTCGGCACCAGCGTGTTCGACGGCGCCCGCTGGTTCGAGGGCGTCGCCCCCGACCTCGACCGCCATGCCGCAAGGGTCAACGCTTCGGCGATCGCGCTTGGTCTCAAGCCGTCCATGAGCACCGAAAAGATCGTCGGGCTGACCTGGGACGGGTTGAAGAAGTTCGACGGCAAGACGGCGGTTTACATAAGGCCGATGTACTGGGCCGAGCATGGCGGCTACATGGGCGTGCCGGCAGATCCGGCCTCGACCCGTTTCTGCCTTTGCCTCTACGAATCGCCGATGATCTCGCCGGCGGGCTTTTCGGTCACCGTCTCGCCGTTCAGGCGCCCGACCATCGAAACCATGCCGACCAACGCCAAGGCCGGCTGCCTCTATCCCAACAACGGCCGTGCCATCCTCGAAGCCAAGATGCGCGGCTTCGACAACGCCCTGGTGCTGGACATGCTGGGCAATGTCGCCGAGACCGGAACCTCGAACATTTTCCTGGTCAAGGACGGTCATGTCCTGACGCCGGCGCCGAACGGCACGTTCCTGTCCGGCATCACCCGCTCGCGGACGATGACGCTGCTTGGCGAGTATGGGTTCAAGACCACCGAGAAGACGCTGTCGGTGCGCGACTTCCTCGAAGCGGACGAGATCTTCTCGACGGGAAACCATTCGAAAGTCGTGCCGGTGACCCGCATCGAGGATCGCAATCTCCAGCCAGGCCCCGTGGCCAAGAAGGCGCGCGAACTCTATTGGGATTGGGCGCATTCGACTTCGGCCGGCTGACTGGCCAGGCGGCGTTGGCGCGCCAACGCCGCCTGGTTTCTCGTTCGATGCAGGTTCTTGTCGGAAAACCGTGTGACACTTTTCCGGAACCTGCTTAGAAGGGAACCGGCGCTTCATTCCGGAGTTGTTCCACATCAATCCAGACCTATGTTAGTCCGGTATCGACACCGGATTTTTTCCACGAGGAGTACGACCGATGGCTTTTGAATTGCCCGCCTTGCCCTATGACTATGAGGCCCTGCAGCCTTACATGTCGAAGGAGACGCTGGAGTACCATCACGACAAGCACCACAAGGCCTATGTCGACAACGGCAACAAGCTGGCTGCCGAAGCCGGCCTGGGTGATTTGTCGGTCGAGGACGTTGTAAAACAGTCCTTCGGCAAGAATGCCGGGCTCTTCAACAATGCCGCCCAGCACTACAACCACATCCATTTCTGGAAGTGGATGAAGAAGGGCGGCGGCGGCAACAAACTGCCGGGCGCGCTGCAAAAGGCATTCGACAGCGACCTTGGCGGCTACG includes these proteins:
- a CDS encoding helicase HerA-like C-terminal domain-containing protein, with the translated sequence MADDTSIFLGASRKPDDSYQRAENLLLQYGNRHGLVTGATGTGKTVSLQILAEGFSNAGVPVFCADIKGDLSGIAMMGTAQDFLVKRAEQVKLDPYQFQEFPVIFWDLFGEQGHPIRATVSEMGPLLLSRLMNLSEAQEGIMNIAFRIADEEGLLLLDLKDLQALLANIAERAEEIGARYGNVTKPSVGAIQRTLLVLEQQGATNFFGEPALRIADMMRTTRDGRGAISVLAADKLMMNPRLYATFLLWLMSELFEELPEVGDPDKPKLVFFFDEAHLLFDDAPKVLIDRVEQVVRLIRSKGVGVYFVTQNPLDIPETVLAQLGNRVQHALRAYTPREQKAVRTAAETFRPNPDFDCATVITQLGTGEALVSTLEAKGAPSMVQRTLIRPPSSRLGPISPDERRKLIAESPVAGQYDQTIDRESAFEILQKKAKAAQDAEAQQQESGRSRWTIPGFGNDDPVPQTAGGRRAPAPRPSNRQTVAEAAIKSVVRSVGSSVGRAIVRGILGSLARGR
- a CDS encoding class I SAM-dependent methyltransferase; its protein translation is MLALDAGCGGGDVSFELAARVGSNGRVVGFDLDEEKLAAARDEMANRGLANVELHKASVLDPWSVSGAALVYIRFVLTHLARPEEMLSRARAALAPGGVLIVEDIDSTGQFCDPPCPAVDRYRELFVAALQARGGDPFIVPWPGCRECRGRSPVPRTSRPSEPPI
- a CDS encoding DUF1127 domain-containing protein; this translates as MAHTETRTVRDASRRRLFESRLKSVAILIVTFRGWRRNVARRRALADLTPHQLKDIGHPEAQDVVKAALITNLMSMR
- a CDS encoding L,D-transpeptidase, whose translation is MFTTEIESRRLSRRGFLNAAALGAASIAVSACTTTARRPVEPPFPANVEPPLLDYATMYAPVSDGGFDLPGIPFEKIDPQFLRQIVPDPTGEKPGTIVVDTAGHHLYLVRPGGQAIRYGVGLGRAGFEWSGDAVVQWKQKWPKWTPPGEMIARQPELAKYSADNGGQPGGLTNPLGARALYLFQGNQDTLYRLHGSPEWNSIGKSVSSGCVRLINQDIIDLYDRVPNKTPVIVTAGVGQPVPATNRRAIPIDDGVPEGSILLGAARTISDSIF
- a CDS encoding HAD-IA family hydrolase, giving the protein MLEAAVKSAALDQVLDDIYSVDAVKRFKTDPSVYDMVTTGWRLYPDAVSFQSSNRWDVAGATKFGFRTVWINRSNQPEEYRDFPPALILPSLEGLLAAG
- a CDS encoding branched-chain amino acid aminotransferase, whose product is MTLATAAQSATWTFVDGDWYEGNVAILGPRSHAMWLGTSVFDGARWFEGVAPDLDRHAARVNASAIALGLKPSMSTEKIVGLTWDGLKKFDGKTAVYIRPMYWAEHGGYMGVPADPASTRFCLCLYESPMISPAGFSVTVSPFRRPTIETMPTNAKAGCLYPNNGRAILEAKMRGFDNALVLDMLGNVAETGTSNIFLVKDGHVLTPAPNGTFLSGITRSRTMTLLGEYGFKTTEKTLSVRDFLEADEIFSTGNHSKVVPVTRIEDRNLQPGPVAKKARELYWDWAHSTSAG
- a CDS encoding superoxide dismutase, with amino-acid sequence MAFELPALPYDYEALQPYMSKETLEYHHDKHHKAYVDNGNKLAAEAGLGDLSVEDVVKQSFGKNAGLFNNAAQHYNHIHFWKWMKKGGGGNKLPGALQKAFDSDLGGYDKFKADFIAAGTTQFGSGWAWVSVKDGKLAISKTPNGENPLVHGATPILGVDVWEHSYYIDYRNARPKYLEAFVDSLIDWDHVLELYEKA